The nucleotide window TTACTAAGACCAGACCTAACGGAGATCATCCAGAAAATATCACCCCACCTAAATGACGTATCACTAACAACAAACGCCATATTACTACCACAAAAAATCGATGAACTCTGCGAAGCAGGGCTAGACCGAGTGAATATAAGCCTAGACACACTAAACCCAGAAACATACAGAGAACTAACAGGCGGCGACCTAAAAAAAGCATTAAAAGGAATAGAGGCAGCCGAACAATCAAAACTATTTCCAGTAAAAATAAACACAGTAATACTAGATAACATAAACACAAACGAAATCCAAGACTTCATCAACTACGCAAAAAACAACGACATAATACTACAGCTCATAGAATACCACGACACAAACACACTAAAAAACCAAAAAAACTACAGCCAATACCACTACAACCTAGACCCAATAGAAAAAACACTAACAAAAAAAGCAGACAAAATCAAAACAAGAAAAATGCACCACAGAAAAAAATACTACATAAAAA belongs to Methanonatronarchaeum sp. AMET-Sl and includes:
- the moaA gene encoding GTP 3',8-cyclase MoaA; the encoded protein is MACSIEDKYGREITNLRFSLTQTCNLNCIYCHNEGENGDECNLITQEEVIEAVKLGTRYGIKKVKLSGGEPLLRPDLTEIIQKISPHLNDVSLTTNAILLPQKIDELCEAGLDRVNISLDTLNPETYRELTGGDLKKALKGIEAAEQSKLFPVKINTVILDNINTNEIQDFINYAKNNDIILQLIEYHDTNTLKNQKNYSQYHYNLDPIEKTLTKKADKIKTRKMHHRKKYYIKNAEIEVVRPMHNTEFCENCTRLRVTSCGEFKPCLMREDNHVPFNGNMEKSLLKAINQRKPYF